From the Burkholderia cenocepacia genome, the window GGGTCGCGCGGGTGGGCGCGGCGAAGCGGAAAACCGCTCCGTCACGTCTGTTTCGGTTGCGACACGCCTTCGAGCGTGTTCGCCACGTCGTCGCGCTCGGGGCTGGCCGTGCGCGTCGCGATGTCGGCGAGCGACAGCATGCCGACCAGTCGCTTGTCGTGATCGACGACCGGCAGCCGGCGCAGTTGCGCGTCGGCCATGTAGTGCTGGATCTCGTCCAGCGAATCGTCGTCGAAGCACCATTCGATCGGGCCGGACGCGACCTCCTGGATGCGCGTCTCCGGCGGCTTGCCGGCCGAGATCGCGCGCACCGCGAGATCTCGGTCCGTCACCATCCCGACCAGCCGGTTGTTGTCGCACACGGGCAGCGCGCCGATGTCGTAGCGCTCCATCAGTTGAGCGGCGTGACGGATCGAGTCGGTCGGTGCGATCCGCACGACGTCCTGCGACATGATTTCGTTGACGCGATGCATGAATTTCTCCTTGCGGGTTGAGGGTGAAGCAATGTGCCGATGCGGCTGCCGTGTTCCAGCAAACCGCATGCCGTGCAGCCGCGGCCCGTGTCGTCACTTCTCGTCGCGTTCGCGTTTGTCCTCCCACGGCCCGTCGTCGTGCGTGCCGGGCGGCGTGTCGGGCTCGATGCGCGTGACGCCGCCGGTCGCGGGCGGGTCGCTGGCCGGAAACGTGTCCTCGAGCTGCTTGTCGATATGACGTTCCGAATGGCGCGTATGGGTGCGGTCCTGGTCCTTCAGCGGCGGCTGCGCGTCGGGCTGCCGCTCGTGCGCCGGTGCGTCGTGGCCGTGCCGGGTCGAATCCTTCATCGCGGTGCTCCGTATCGGTGACGAGGAACCGCCTGTGCCGCAACCTGCGTTCCCGGCCCACGCGCCCGGCACGCGACTT encodes:
- a CDS encoding CBS domain-containing protein is translated as MHRVNEIMSQDVVRIAPTDSIRHAAQLMERYDIGALPVCDNNRLVGMVTDRDLAVRAISAGKPPETRIQEVASGPIEWCFDDDSLDEIQHYMADAQLRRLPVVDHDKRLVGMLSLADIATRTASPERDDVANTLEGVSQPKQT